From Enoplosus armatus isolate fEnoArm2 chromosome 23, fEnoArm2.hap1, whole genome shotgun sequence:
GAGGTGAATGCTAATGAGCTATAGACTGTCCTGCCCTCTGATTGGACGCTGGGCGGTCACCAGACCAACTGAATGTTTAACCTCCAGCTAACAGTCGGCTACTCAGTGTGAGCTAGCTCGTTAGCTAATTGTAGCTGAACAAACAGTGATAATGCTAACAGGGAGTATAGTGTCACACATTTACAAGAAACTAAATACTTAGTATTTTATCAGCATCCCTAAACGAAATTAATAAGAAGGAAATTAATCAAATACATATCCAAATAAATCAGTCGCCACTAAATAAACaaaggtttattattattaaaatgatattacttttattagtttattattataaaccTTCATtctttatgtttcttttctttatgttcaccaaaaaaacacagttttacacaaatatgttgatgttttattggatagaagttgtgttttgttggttttgttggacatttgaagacgtcaccttggacacAACTTTAAATATCTATCTGGTGGAATGATCAATCGTGATTAGCTGCTCTGTCACTCGGCAGACCTGTCAGTGTAAAGAAACACACTTCAACAGCATCATAAACAACTCGATCATACGTCATCAACGCCTCTCCAAAACAGTCTGAGCACAAACTGAACTTTATGAACTCTTCTTTTAGACTGACTTTGTTTTAGCTGGCTGTTCCTAATAAACTGAACAcctgaacactgcagcctccagGGGGCGCTACAGGACTGGACAGTCTGATTCCTTCTtcctatttgtgtgtttgttgtgtgctGTACCCTCCTACCTGTCTCCAGGTAGCTGTCAGCTGATCGTGGAGCCTCAGTGTCACATGTTGCCCTACAACCAAACATGGCTGTCCTCCTCCGTCGCCGTGGTGAAGAGCTCAGAGGTCGACATGTTGCTAAGGTAACCACATCCAAAGACACTTAATGCAGAGTGAGTCGTAAACTCAGGACCGGAGGGAAGTTCTTTTAATGGATCCACCACAGATTTGAAATTTAAATCGAGTGAATTTCTGACACAATAACAGCTTTGAGTCTGGACCAAATCCTCCACCCTCACAGCTGGTGGGTgtgaaatgcatgctgggatagctCCCCAAGTGTCCTGATAAAGTGGGTGCAGCGGGAACACTTGAGGTCCTTTGTGAACAGTAGATGGTTTCTAAACATGTGTTGCAGGTTCTTCAGCTACCTCAGCAGACTGTCCTGCTACAGACACATCATGCTGTTCGGCTGCTCGCTGGCGCTGCCCGAGTGTGTCGCCGCCGACGGAGCGCACAACAGGTAAAACAAACATACCTGGAAACCAATAGAACACCTGCGAACAGTTTTACACaaatatgttgatgttttattggatacaagttgtgttttgttggttggacatttgaagacacCGTGTCACCTTAGACACGATTCATCGACAGGTCAAAAAAGTAATCGGTAGATGAATCCTGTTCCGGCTCTGGAGCCGCTACTCCGAGCTCCGAGCTACCCGCCCTCTGAGGCTGACTCCCCACAGAGGAGACTCATCGAGGAGGCTCGATCTCTCGCTCCGGTTAATGCTCACAGGGAAGCGAGACCACGAGGTACTTGAACTCTTTCACTTGGGACAGTAAGTCACTCCAAAGCCGGAGGGAGAAATCCACCATTTTCCAGCAGAGAACCACGGCCTCAGACTCCCACCCGACCGCTTCACACTCGACTGCGAACCGCCTCAGGGCATCTCTGAAGGTCGTGGTCTGATGAAGCCGACAGAACCACATCATCGTCCCCAAACCGGATCACAAACATGATCGTGACAAGGGACAAGCCTGGGGGGGTCCAACACCCGCTGAAAACGTGTTAGACTTCAGCTCTCTCTCCGGTTACATAAGAACATGATGGCTCGTAGCAACGCCCCCCACAGGACTCCCCGGGGGACGCGACGTACGCCttgtcagaggtcagaggtcatgcaGAGTTGGAGTTGTTAATAATATAGATAATGATGACATCGTCAGTCACATGACCCTCAACAGCTGTCAACTTGTCAGAGACACAGTTTGTGAACATGTCTGGGGGCTGGTGGAGAGCATTCTGGGAAGTGTAGTGTCACATTTtagaaaagagacattttaaaaatgagaagATTTAACTAGTTTATTGCagctataaaacacacatacacacacacagacacacacacacacacacacacacgttgctcCACATGAATCTCAGCTGTTCACACTGTAAGTGGGACAgcaagtgtgtgaatgtgtgtgtgtgtgtgtgtgtatcatccTCACACttcatgacctctgacctctgacaaGGAGCATTATGGGTATCTGAGTTTTATTGCTGCTGCAAAGAATGTGCTCCCTGacgtgtgtttttctgtgtgtgtgtgtgtttctctgtgcttgtgtgtgtgtgtttctctgtgcttgtgtgtgtgtgtgtgtgtgtgtgtgtgtgtatgtgtgtgtgttcaggcggGTCGTACTGCCCTGCGCGTCGTTCTGCGAGGCGGCGAGGGAAGGCTGTGAGCCCGTCCTCCAGATGTTCAACGCCTCCTGGCCCGACTTCCTGCGTTGTTCGCAATTCAGCAACATCACCTCTGCCTCGTCACTATCATCGCCGTCATCATCGtcttcaccatcatcatcatcgcccACGGCAACAGCAGGCCCCGCCCTTTCTGCCTGTTACACCCCAAGACAGATCAAAGGGAAACCCTgtgagtaaaaacacacacacacacacacacacactggtgcttTAAACTCTAAACTGATCAGATTgttcagtgacatcactgctcTACACTCTCACTGATTGGTCGGTAGCTGTGTGCGGAGGGAAGGACCACTTCCTGTGTGCGACGGGGATTTGCGTCCCTCAGAAACTGGTGTGTAACGGATACAACGACTGCGACGACTGGAGCGACGAAACACACTGCGGTGagacgagcacacacacacacacacacacacacacacacacacaaactgtattgTGATCTGTATAAATAGCAGGGGGAGTTTTTAGCCCGTTGTTGTGGTGATGTGTTCTGCAGGTGATTGATTGGAACACGGTGAAAGTTCAGGAactagttgtgtgtgtgtgactgagaggTGGTCGTCATGGCGATATAAGGAGGTTATAGGCTGAGACCTCTGGaatgtaaagagagagagagcctctTCTCTGTGTCGgtgtctctcgccctctctctgaCCTCGCTGCTGTAAAAGTGAAGGAATGAcaataaagagacaaacaacagGACAGACAAGAAAGTGAGACTAAATGTGAGACAAAGTGAGGAGACAAACGACTTcaggaagagatgaaaaacTGACCGAATGAAAAAGGAAGTCAAACAAAAAgagcaataaaaacagactaaagagaaagactgaaagaaaaagaaagaaacaatcaatcaaacatgttgaaaagacaggaagtcaaCTGGGAaggaaaagacatgaaaacGAAGAACAGATGatgactctctgtctctctgtctctgtctgtctgtctgtctgtctctgtctgtctgtctgtctctgtctgtctgtctctgtctgtctgtctctgtctgtctgtctgtctgtctgtctgtctctgtctgtctgtctctctgtctctgtctgtctgtctgtctgtctgtctgtctctctgtctgtctctctgtctgtctctctgtctgtctctgtatctctgtctttgtctctctgtctgtctgtctctctctctccagtgtgtACAGATGGAAAGTTTCGGTGCAGCACTGGTCGGTGTCTCTCGCCCACTCTGGTGTGTGACGGTTATGACGACTGTGGAGACCTGAGTGACGAACTCAACTGTGGTGAGagaacacgcacacacgctgtaacacacacacacacacacatacacacgcacacacgctgtaatacacacgcacacacacacacacacacacgcacacacgctgtaacacacacacacacacacatacacacgcacacacgctgtaatacacacgcacacacacacacacacacacgcacacacgctgtaacacacacacacacacacatacacacgcacacacgctgtaatacacacgcacacacacacacacacacacacacacacacactgtaacacacacacacacacacacacacgcacacacacactgtaacacacacacacacacacacacacactgtaacacacacacacacacacactgtaacacacacacacacatgcacacacgctgtaacacacacgcacacacacacacacacacgcacacacacacacacactgtaacacacacacacacacacacacactgtaacacacacacacacacactgtaacacacaaacacacacacacacacacacacgcacacacacacactgtaacacatacacacacacacacacacacacacacacacacacactgtaacacacacacacgcacacacaaacacacacacacacacacgcacacacacacacactgtaacacacacacacgtgtcatGTTGGGGGGGTTcttgtgtctgtcagctgttaaTCTGCTATAAACGAgggagcttttattttggtgagcagctaaaacatgaatatattatTGTGATGTGTGACACATGTTGGTGTTTGAGTGAAAACAGATTCCAGACTACACGACAACAACCACAACGACGCATCTGCTTCAGTCGGGGGGGTCTGGCTCCTGATGTAGGAGGGGTCGGGGCtatttgtttaattattaattgTCAGTAGCTTCCCAAAGTTGTAGTTTGAGGGTTAGTTTACAGAGCAGCCAcgatgatgagtgtgtgtgatatagGAAGTACCAtaaccagctgtgtgtgtgtgtgtgtgtgtgtgtgtgtgtgtgtgctctcagtGTGTGATCTGGCTCGTGATCATCGCTGTGGTGACGGCCGCTGTGTGTCCAGAGACTGGCTGTGTGACGGAGACCACGACTGTCTGGACAAGAGCGACGAGCTCAACTGCTGTGAGTCACTACAGAGGAGGCTGTtggtgtatttatatatatatatatatatatatatatatatatatatatatatatattttattatagtTCCATGAAGGCGCCTATCTTCATCAGATCTGAAGAAGATGAAGTTGAGACTGTGAGTCACTGCGATGATTCACGGAGCTCAAATCTGATATTTAACATTAAAGTTCAACAGAACTGATTTTGTTACATGTGAtagtgaatctgtgtgtgtgtgcgtgtgtgtgcgtgtgtgtgtgtgtgtgtgtgtgtgtgtgtgttcgtgtgtgtgtgtgtgttcgtgtgtgtgtgtgtgcgtgcagcctGTAAGAGTCAGGGTCTGTTGGAGTGCAGGAACGGTCAGTGTATTCCTTCTGCGTTTCGTTGTGACGGAGAGGACGACTGTAAGGACGGCAGCGATGAGGAgcactgcagcagagagcagagtgagacatctgtctgtctaacaCCTGTCTCACACCTCTCCGtccgtcttcctctctcactcttatatttctgtgtgtgtgtgttttccagctcAGGGTGCGTGTGTTCCCGGGCAGCCCAGCTGtatctccacttcctgtccgtcagtgtgtgttgggggcAACGCTGCCTGCGACCCccgaaacaacaacaactgcagtgaGTTCTCACTATCCTGATGTGGGAAGTATAAAGTAGAGGAcatgtacaagtacctcaaaatgaaagtaaatgtgCAGTACGTAGGATTTGTGTCCAGATAAAGTTCACTTGTTCGTACGTGACAGTGTGTAACTCACAGCACGTGTTGGCGACAGACGTTCTGTCGTGCTTGAGCTGGTCTGAGATCTGGTGGTGAcgctgcctctctgtgtctcagctcGCTGTGAGCCCATCAGCCTGGAGCTGTGCATGAACCTGCCCTACAACCTGACCAGCTACCCCAACTACCTGGGCCACCTGTCCCAGAGAGAGAGCTCCGTGTCCTGGGAGTCCTCTCTGTTCCCCGCCCTGGTCCAGACCGGCTGCTACCAATACCTCATGTTCTACGCCTGCACGCTGCTGGTACCGAAGTGTGACCCGGTCACCCTGCAGAGGGTCCCGCCCTGCAGGTCAGATACTAGTCAGTCACCCAGGAGGGTTCTTAAAGACGGTACCCGTCCCTCTCTCGTTCTTATTCTGTCCTTATGTCTCTCGGCCCGCAGGTCGCTGTGTCGTAATGCGAAGGGGAAGTGTGAGTCGGTGCTCGGCATTGTGGGATTGCAGTGGCCCGAGGACTCGGACTGTAGTCAGTttccagaggagggaggaaacacAACCTGCCTGCTGCCCGAGGACGGAGTCGACGGTACCGACTGTTCGTTTGTTTgtcctgatgatgatgatgatgatgatcgtgagagaaagaaagaaagaaattgattttgatgttttccttgttgttgtctttggtGCGTTGCCGTGGCAACAGAGTGCTCCCCCAGCCACTTCAAGTGTCGGTCGGGTCGCTGCGTCCTGGCAACCAAACGCTGTGACGGACACCTGGACTGCGACGACCACAGCGACGAGGACAACTGTGGTGAGTCCCCGgaacactgcagcctgctgGTCTGCGTGGTCCCCTCTCAGCAGTAGGTCCACTGTGAACATATCACCTGTCGTCTTCTCTGCAGAGTCACATGATCACGTTCAGGTCCATGAtgtcacctctctgtctctgtcaggaTGTTCTGAGCGCGCTCTGTGGGAGTGTCCTGGCAGTAAGGTGTGCATTAAGGCCAGTATGATCTGCGATGGATTCCCagactgccccctgctggtggaCGAGGCCAACTGCAGTGAGTCTCAACCAAACTAGTGTGTCAGTGAAGAGACAGCTGCTGATTGTATCGTGAGTGATGTTGTTGAACCTTTCCTCAGCGGTGTGCAGAGATAACGAGCTCTCCTGCAACAACCATGAGTGTGTTCATCGGACTCTGTGGTGTGATGGAAAGAAACACTGTTCAGACAGCTCTGATGAGTGGGACTGtggtacgacacacacacacacacacacacacaataaacccTGTTAATATTTACACACgtgtaaataaagtgtgtgtgtgtatctatatgTCTGTATTGATctgttctctctgcagtgtcTCTGTCCGATCGATCAGGTTCTGTATTGACGGTGTTCAGGACGGCAGCAGAGTATCAGGTCTGTGCAGACGAGTGGAGCCACGATCTGAGCAAACTGACCTGCAACCAGCTGGGACTAGGGTAAGgttagtaacacacacacacacacacacacacacacacacgctcactcacacacacacacacacacacacacacacacacactcacacacacacacacacacacacacacacacacacactctctctcacacacacaaacacacacacacacacacacacacacacacacagattaattaCAATCAGCATGTTTTTCTGCAGcgttccctcctctgtctccatggtAGCCGACCAGCCTGGAGTCCCGGGCCGTCGCCGTTGGTTACACGTCCATCCCGAGTGGAACCTGAGGAACGGATCTGCTCTGCAGGCCCGGCTGGAGAAGAGAAGGTAACAGAACCCAGTTAGGACAACGCGAGAACCATTAGCCAGTTTACGTTGGTTCATTTTGGCTGGTCTgaaagctgtcagtcaaactccGAGACGCCTGAACTGGAGCGTGTTGGTCCGCCTTCAGGCCTTCAGACAGACTCTGGAGCGGTTCATCGGTGGAAGCAAAGCAGACCAACAGTAGACATGTGACTTTAATAGAAATCCCCAGAAGCTCAGGTGTGACTGAGACATTCCTTGAGCCAATAAGAGACGCCTGAGAGCGTTTTAACAGCGTCGCTCTTTATGTTTCCTGGATCTGTTTCTTCACTGGTCTGTGGCGGAGGGATATACTCTGCTGGTTGTGTTAAGGCTTTTAACAAATGACTATCACCTACCTGCTGCTGTAATCTGATTACTGTTGTGTaactgtctccctgtctgtctgcctgtctgtctgcctgtctgtctctctgtctccctgtctgcctctctgtctgcctgtctgtctctctgtctccctgtctgcctctctgtctgcctgcctgtctgcctctctgtctccctgtctgtctgcctgtctgtcagtcatgCGTGTCATTCCAGGAGGAGGGTCTCGGTGCTGTGTACCAGAGAAGGTAAACCTTTCTTCACATCTTATTGTCATCGATTTAATCTGTCAGTAATTTTatagattaatcgattaatcgtttggtctatttaacatcagaaaacagttaaaatgtcCACAACATATTCTGAGAGCACAAGACATTTGACAACATATCAGACGTCTTGTTTTATGTGAccaaatgtcactttttatgtCACTAATGTAAGAACAAAAATAATTCTGTGTCATTCTTGAAACGACCTTCAGATGGAGCCAAAGTGAAAGAAATCAAAGTGACTTTAAATTACTATTATTGTTTATGTCTTTAATACTGAGGTTACTGACATGTTACTGACATGTTACTGACAGGTTACTGACAGGTTAGTGAGAGGTTAGTAACATGTTACTGACAGGTTACTGACATGTTACTGACAGGTTACTGACAGGTTAGTGAGAGGTTAGTAACATGTTACTGACAGGTTACTGGCATGTTAGTAAGATGTTACTGACATGTTACTGACAGGTTACTAAGATGTTACTGACAGGTTACTGACAGGTTAGTGACAGGTTAGTAAGATGTTACTGACAGGTTACTGGCATGTTAGTAAGATGTTACTGACATGTTACTGACAGGTTACTAAGATGTTACTGACAGGTTACTGACAGGTTAGTAACATGTTACTGACAGGTTAGTAAGATGTTACTGACAGGTTACTGACATGTTAGTAAGATGTTACTGACAGGTTACTGACAGGTTACTGACATGTTACTGACAGGTTAGTGACAGGTTAGTAAGATGTTACTGACAGGTTACTGGCATGTTAGTAAGATGTTACTGACATGTTACTGACAGGTTACTAAGATGTTACTGACAGGTTACTGACAGGTTAGTAACATGTTACTGACAGGTTAGTAAGATGTTACTGACATGTTACTGACAGGTTACTGACATGTTAGTAAGATGTTACTGACAGGTTAGTAACATGTTACTGAATGGTTAGTAACATGTTACTGACAGGTTAAGACTTACAGGCAGACTAagactgctctctctctgtcagagtgTGGTCTGCGTCCGCCGGCGGGGGTCTACCCctacaggaagaagaggattCTGGGAGGGCGGGTGTCCCGGCGGGGGGCGTGGCCGTGGCAGTGCTCGCTGCAGAGCGGTCAGAGCGGTCACGTCTGTGGCTGCGTCCTCATTGGCCGGAGGTGGGCTCTGACTGTCGCACACTGCTTCGAGGGGTGAGATTGGGGGGTtgagggcaggaggaggaggggggggtgacagTATGTTAATGAACTGAAGTGTGATTTTAATATCttaaatactgtgtgtgtgtgtgtgtgtgtgtgtgtgttcaggagagAGAGTGCGGAGCTGTGGAAGGTGGTGCTGGGTCTGAATAACTTGGACCATCCGGGTGGGCACAGTCAGAGTCGCGGGGTGCGCTCCATCATCGTACACCCGCGCTACAACCGGGCGGTGGTCGACTACGACATCAGTgtggtgcagctggactctgaggtcagagacagactcacagagGATCGATTATCAGCGTTATTAGCTGTAGTTATCATTATTGATaagatgtgttgttttcagatcGAGGAGACGGAGTTCGTCCGACCGGTGTGTCTGCCTGAGCTCGGCCAGCTGCCCTCTCCTGACTCCTACTGTTACATCACAGGCTGGGGTCACATGGGCAACAggagtgagcacacacacacacacacacacacacacacacacacacacactgtgaggtACTCACATACTGTTTGAATGAGTGGTTGCTACATGAGAAACCTCCACAGGGAGCTTCAAATACAAAATGCTctcattgttggtttgtttgttttaagaaaacatGGCAGGCAGTGACACacttataaatgtgtgtgtgtgtgtgtgtgtgtgtgtgtgtgtgtccagtgccCTTTAAGCTGCAGGAAGGAGAGGTTCGGATCATCTCGCTGTCTCAGTGTCAGTCTTACTTCGACATGAAGACCATCACTCCCAGGATGCTTTGCGCCGGTTACGACGCTGGAACCGTCGACTCCTGCATGGTAACATCTGGACTGACAGCTGGGAAATGTAGTGAAAAGACACAGCATCAGTTATTCTTCCACGTCACACAGTGAACAGATCTACTAGCTGTAGGTCCATGGAATGTGTTGTGTAttcctgctccccagaggatattatagatatatatgtatgtattaaatgaattgattaattattaagtGTATAATGGTGAGTACagggtgacgtcttcagatataaaatagtgaaaagcagaaaatctgaGACATTGGAGAACCTTGAACAAGCAAAGAATTTTTCCTTGATAAATGATATAATTATTAAgtatgatataaaatattaatataaaaactaATTGATTGTCAGCACTGGACCAATAACCAATAACACAATCAGAAAATTAACCACTAATAGAAATAATCTTTAGTTTGTGAAGATGAAGTCACAGACTTTTAGCTGGATGTTCATGGTGTttggagacagagaaaacattttaatttggatTATTACTGATTTGTgaactgtagtgtgtgtgtgtgtgtgtgtgtgtgtgtgtgtgtgcgcgcagggCGACAGCGGCGGCCCGTTGGTGTGTGAGGAGGACGGTGGTCGCTGGACGTTGTTCGGCCTGACGTCGTGGGGCAGCGTGTGCTTCAGTAAAGTGCTCGGACCCGGAGTGTACAGCAACGTGACGCACTTCACCCCCTGGATCCAACAACAGATCTACATCCACACATACCTGAgcgactgacacacacacacacacacacacactcaacacttcctgctccAAGCTCGCTGCTTCCTGTCTTCAGCATTCcaggaggaagtgatgtcatcgtcagtcagacacacacacacacacacacacacacggacacacacacacacacacacacacacctgcagttcCTCTACCTGTGCCTATATCTATACTGATAGCCTTCAGATGCTAACTGCTGTATGAGCAGTAGTGTAAACTAGTATTAGTATGCTAGTTAGCTAGTAGCGCCGTTGTTGTCAACAAGTAGACATTCATACGAATAACATTCTCTTAACACTAAATGATTATTAGTTTTTATTACTCTACAGTGTGGGGAACATGTATAGAAgcaaaaaataattttcatCTAATAAACAATTACATTTAACCACTGCTGAATACTTCctgttgaaatttaaatactAGTGTATTTGTAGCATTGATATACTTTACTCCATCTGTCTGTGGTTTGAGTTCAGCTCTTTAAGATTTTAGATATAAAATTCAAGTTTATAATATTAACTGTATTCAAATTCAATTAGTCCATTTTTGGAGAAAAattaagtgaaatgaaaagagggaTTTCAGACCTCAGAAAGGTTTACAA
This genomic window contains:
- the corin gene encoding atrial natriuretic peptide-converting enzyme is translated as MLSARLETCPRVTFSGAGTATTPARGPEVGMGGEACPHKLGSTNHLRLLLYILIPTVSLLAGLLLLVLALTGIFGSSLLDSSPLPSPEPIADSDPGYHGNSTNPRSFFETENVTATPQSHGNITYDQKRSVNTPAATTGVHPAPSSQAPPTQPYTKPPDWLTSVTSLSTAWPISTTPAPDSGSCQLIVEPQCHMLPYNQTWLSSSVAVVKSSEVDMLLRFFSYLSRLSCYRHIMLFGCSLALPECVAADGAHNRRVVLPCASFCEAAREGCEPVLQMFNASWPDFLRCSQFSNITSASSLSSPSSSSSPSSSSPTATAGPALSACYTPRQIKGKPSVCGGKDHFLCATGICVPQKLVCNGYNDCDDWSDETHCVCTDGKFRCSTGRCLSPTLVCDGYDDCGDLSDELNCVCDLARDHRCGDGRCVSRDWLCDGDHDCLDKSDELNCSCKSQGLLECRNGQCIPSAFRCDGEDDCKDGSDEEHCSREQTQGACVPGQPSCISTSCPSVCVGGNAACDPRNNNNCTRCEPISLELCMNLPYNLTSYPNYLGHLSQRESSVSWESSLFPALVQTGCYQYLMFYACTLLVPKCDPVTLQRVPPCRSLCRNAKGKCESVLGIVGLQWPEDSDCSQFPEEGGNTTCLLPEDGVDECSPSHFKCRSGRCVLATKRCDGHLDCDDHSDEDNCGCSERALWECPGSKVCIKASMICDGFPDCPLLVDEANCTVCRDNELSCNNHECVHRTLWCDGKKHCSDSSDEWDCVSLSDRSGSVLTVFRTAAEYQVCADEWSHDLSKLTCNQLGLGVPSSVSMVADQPGVPGRRRWLHVHPEWNLRNGSALQARLEKRSHACHSRRRVSVLCTREECGLRPPAGVYPYRKKRILGGRVSRRGAWPWQCSLQSGQSGHVCGCVLIGRRWALTVAHCFEGRESAELWKVVLGLNNLDHPGGHSQSRGVRSIIVHPRYNRAVVDYDISVVQLDSEIEETEFVRPVCLPELGQLPSPDSYCYITGWGHMGNRMPFKLQEGEVRIISLSQCQSYFDMKTITPRMLCAGYDAGTVDSCMGDSGGPLVCEEDGGRWTLFGLTSWGSVCFSKVLGPGVYSNVTHFTPWIQQQIYIHTYLSD